A window of Bacteroidota bacterium contains these coding sequences:
- a CDS encoding DUF5723 family protein, protein MRAKIIFAVIFSTVCQSANAGGDLTNLQGIGMARTYTAIARGINSVGINPANLGYPDKGTVTFNLFNFGTKVGSDLIDLDLYEKYFTGDKNGDPIFLNDADKRKILEVFPSGLAQTGFNFEFKLLSFSYQHSNVGGFVVSILERTGANVLMPKDYVQFLLYGNPLGSRYDFSQTYFNSIWYREYSLSYGRKIPRFVFMKSMTAGISVKMIHGFGFAELSRNNTHFTTDANAKIAGRVDYQAKFAGVDILKEESDVEYSPFPKPAGSGYGIDFGVSGFVNDQLSIGIALTDVGAIKWKQNTYENSGNASFDFDDPRTAEEQFNNLDTLLNGTNKPIKNFSSGLPTVLRIGAAYQFDKAPFISKIPGELLLALDYNQGFNNLAGNTTKPRFSFGVEYKPWKWLPLRTGVSLGGVDGFNMGFGFGILFSFMDIEFSSENFDAAISPRSVSRVSFAFGMKVRI, encoded by the coding sequence ATGAGAGCGAAAATTATATTTGCTGTTATATTTTCGACTGTGTGCCAGTCGGCAAATGCCGGAGGTGATCTTACAAATTTACAAGGTATCGGGATGGCGCGAACCTATACGGCAATCGCACGTGGTATAAATTCAGTCGGAATCAATCCGGCTAATCTTGGATATCCTGATAAAGGAACTGTAACATTTAATTTATTTAACTTTGGAACAAAAGTCGGGAGCGATTTAATAGATTTAGATTTATACGAGAAGTATTTCACCGGCGACAAAAATGGTGATCCAATTTTCCTTAATGATGCTGATAAAAGAAAAATACTGGAAGTCTTTCCTTCGGGATTGGCGCAAACAGGATTTAATTTTGAATTTAAGTTATTATCATTTTCATATCAGCATTCTAATGTTGGCGGATTTGTAGTGAGTATTCTCGAAAGAACGGGTGCCAATGTTTTGATGCCAAAAGATTATGTCCAATTTTTGCTCTACGGAAATCCCCTCGGCAGTCGCTATGATTTCAGTCAAACTTATTTTAACTCGATATGGTACCGTGAATACTCACTTTCGTATGGCAGAAAAATTCCCCGTTTTGTTTTTATGAAGTCGATGACTGCGGGTATTTCAGTTAAAATGATACACGGATTTGGTTTTGCAGAGTTGAGTCGTAATAACACGCACTTCACAACTGATGCGAATGCTAAAATTGCGGGTCGGGTAGATTACCAAGCAAAATTTGCAGGTGTAGATATTTTAAAAGAAGAAAGTGATGTAGAGTATTCGCCATTCCCCAAACCTGCTGGTTCGGGATACGGGATTGATTTTGGCGTTTCAGGTTTTGTTAATGACCAACTGAGTATCGGAATTGCGCTGACAGATGTTGGTGCTATCAAATGGAAACAGAACACGTATGAAAATTCAGGTAATGCATCGTTTGATTTCGACGATCCTCGAACAGCAGAGGAACAATTCAACAATTTGGATACATTGCTGAATGGAACTAATAAACCTATCAAGAATTTTTCATCCGGTTTGCCGACAGTATTGCGTATTGGTGCGGCATATCAGTTTGATAAAGCCCCGTTCATAAGTAAGATCCCGGGCGAATTACTTTTGGCGCTCGATTACAATCAGGGTTTTAATAATCTTGCAGGAAATACTACTAAACCCCGATTCTCGTTCGGGGTTGAATATAAACCTTGGAAGTGGCTGCCACTCCGTACTGGTGTTTCACTCGGTGGTGTTGATGGTTTTAATATGGGATTTGGTTTTGGAATTCTCTTCAGCTTTATGGACATCGAGTTTTCATCCGAAAATTTTGATG